Proteins found in one candidate division TA06 bacterium genomic segment:
- a CDS encoding ABC transporter ATP-binding protein, which yields MIKMENLSKTYKMDGVAVDALKRVSLDITAGEYVSIMGPSGSGKSTLMNLIGCLDTPTTGSYHLDGLMVSEMDDDQLAVVRNKKIGFVFQTFNLLPRSSALHNVELPMQYAGVDAQTRKAKAVSSLESVGLAHRIHHKPTEMSGGERQRVSIARALVNNPAILLADEPTGNLDSKTGVEIMALFDRLHQEGKTVILVTHDQKVGEHARRMVRILDGEIVADQIVRK from the coding sequence ATGATAAAAATGGAGAACCTGTCAAAAACCTATAAGATGGACGGGGTAGCGGTGGACGCCCTGAAAAGGGTGTCGCTGGACATCACGGCCGGGGAGTACGTGTCCATCATGGGCCCTTCAGGCTCCGGCAAATCCACCCTGATGAACCTGATCGGCTGTCTGGACACCCCCACCACCGGCAGTTATCACCTGGACGGACTGATGGTCTCTGAAATGGACGACGACCAGCTGGCGGTGGTGCGCAACAAGAAGATCGGATTCGTATTCCAGACCTTCAACCTGTTGCCCCGCTCCTCGGCCCTGCACAACGTGGAACTGCCCATGCAGTACGCCGGGGTTGACGCCCAGACCAGAAAGGCCAAGGCCGTGTCTTCGCTGGAGTCGGTGGGGCTGGCCCACCGGATCCACCACAAGCCCACCGAGATGTCCGGGGGCGAACGGCAGCGGGTTTCAATCGCCAGGGCCCTGGTTAACAATCCGGCCATCCTGCTGGCCGACGAGCCCACCGGCAATCTGGACAGCAAGACCGGGGTGGAGATCATGGCCTTGTTCGACCGGCTGCACCAGGAAGGAAAGACAGTGATCCTGGTGACCCACGACCAAAAGGTGGGCGAGCATGCCCGGCGAATGGTGCGGATACTGGACGGAGAGATCGTGGCCGACCAAATAGTAAGGAAATAA
- a CDS encoding efflux RND transporter periplasmic adaptor subunit has product MKKINLKSKKLWIISGAVLLVLILVVSNIARGSKKLTIQSAKVKTGEIISTVSAPGNVKAETEVQISAYVMGKITRLPVKEGDKVRQGQVLVQIDPASYAAQVKQNKASLELAQANLAQTELIYKRKQELFAAGLISQEENEATTTQYNLDRARLTQAEASLEQAQDTYAKTTITSPINGTVVQLNVEVGEVVVTGTMNNAGSVIMTVADLSQMEVEAQVDESDVKDIKLGQEAQVEVDAIIGRTFKGVVSEVGNAAISSSSSSTSNASVNYTVKTRIIDKSTDLKSGMSANVEITTAHKTGIMLIPIQSVVMRKAEAERKQADPKKDKGGKGTALADDSSNDGKRVKEKEQEVVYVMEKGRAVITPVQTGTSDQENIEVVSGLTEGQEVIKGPFSVLRNLKHNDKIKTGTAKAAGKQDNAGK; this is encoded by the coding sequence GTGAAAAAGATCAATCTCAAAAGCAAAAAATTATGGATCATATCCGGTGCGGTGCTGCTGGTGCTGATCTTGGTCGTTTCCAACATCGCCCGGGGCAGCAAGAAACTGACCATCCAGTCGGCCAAGGTCAAAACGGGTGAGATCATCTCCACCGTCTCGGCCCCAGGCAACGTCAAGGCCGAGACCGAGGTTCAGATCTCGGCTTATGTGATGGGCAAGATCACCAGGCTGCCGGTCAAGGAGGGAGACAAGGTCCGCCAGGGACAGGTGCTGGTGCAGATCGACCCCGCCAGCTATGCCGCCCAGGTCAAGCAGAACAAAGCCAGCCTGGAGCTGGCCCAGGCCAACCTGGCCCAGACCGAGCTGATCTACAAGCGCAAGCAGGAACTTTTTGCCGCCGGGCTGATATCCCAAGAGGAGAACGAGGCCACCACCACCCAGTACAACCTGGACCGGGCCCGGCTGACCCAGGCCGAGGCTTCGCTGGAGCAGGCCCAGGACACCTACGCCAAGACCACCATCACCTCGCCCATCAACGGCACGGTAGTGCAGCTCAACGTGGAGGTGGGGGAAGTGGTGGTCACCGGGACCATGAACAATGCCGGGTCGGTGATCATGACCGTGGCCGACCTGTCGCAGATGGAGGTGGAGGCCCAGGTGGACGAGAGCGATGTCAAGGATATCAAGCTGGGGCAGGAGGCCCAGGTGGAAGTGGACGCCATCATCGGCAGAACATTCAAGGGAGTGGTCTCCGAGGTGGGCAACGCCGCCATCTCTTCCAGTTCTTCCTCCACCAGCAACGCCTCGGTGAACTATACCGTCAAGACCAGGATCATAGACAAATCAACAGACCTCAAGTCCGGGATGTCGGCCAACGTGGAGATCACCACCGCCCATAAGACAGGCATCATGCTGATACCAATCCAATCGGTGGTGATGCGCAAGGCGGAGGCGGAGCGCAAACAGGCGGACCCCAAAAAGGACAAGGGCGGAAAAGGGACCGCCCTGGCGGACGACAGCTCCAATGACGGCAAGAGGGTCAAGGAGAAGGAGCAGGAAGTGGTCTATGTGATGGAAAAGGGCCGGGCGGTAATTACGCCAGTGCAGACAGGAACATCGGATCAGGAAAACATCGAGGTGGTCAGCGGTCTGACCGAAGGCCAGGAAGTGATCAAAGGGCCTTTCAGCGTGCTGCGGAACCTGAAACACAATGACAAGATCAAGACCGGTACAGCCAAGGCGGCCGGAAAACAAGATAATGCCGGAAAGTAG
- a CDS encoding TolC family protein yields the protein MRKLYLFSMAFYLAWAGLAHAADSLTVEQCVSLALKQSPEIKKAQANLSLAGASLQGSVGTILPHLSGSSSYTQRGPATIDQNGHSDTYSTGLNVGMSLVNLSGWAGITGTALARQSAGAAYQLSVASLAYRVKEAFYGLAKLEKAVEVARSSVKQSQEQAKRAEAMFQLGSLSRADMLKIQVRLTQNRVDLLSAESNLLTAKQSLAGLLGLSGEAVINPNLVFPDTGLMKAVSDSVTASELEQNPAYRLASKNQKSKKAGLWSAWLDKLPYLSGSYNYGYSDSRQFKGNSDWMEHDSWSASLSLNWNVFDGGISASRIRQAAAQLKIADADLFSSRQAVYSELKLAKLSLAMSREAIGLVTDLLQQASEDYKLTTEKYRLGSASVLDLLSSQLTYNQAQQQATNTLCDYYLSLARLDKALGKW from the coding sequence ATGAGGAAATTATACCTGTTTTCTATGGCGTTTTACTTGGCCTGGGCGGGTTTGGCACATGCTGCTGATTCTCTGACTGTGGAACAATGCGTTTCCCTGGCCTTAAAACAAAGCCCGGAGATCAAAAAAGCCCAGGCCAACCTGAGCCTGGCCGGTGCCTCGCTGCAGGGTTCGGTGGGAACCATTCTTCCCCATCTATCGGGCAGCTCAAGCTATACCCAAAGAGGCCCGGCCACCATCGACCAAAACGGGCATTCCGATACCTACAGCACAGGGCTAAATGTGGGCATGAGCCTGGTGAATCTGTCCGGCTGGGCAGGCATCACCGGCACGGCGCTGGCCCGGCAGTCGGCCGGGGCGGCTTATCAACTATCGGTGGCTTCGCTGGCCTACCGGGTCAAGGAGGCGTTCTACGGCCTGGCCAAGCTGGAAAAGGCGGTGGAAGTGGCCCGGTCTTCCGTCAAACAAAGCCAGGAACAGGCCAAGAGAGCCGAAGCCATGTTTCAACTGGGTTCCTTAAGCCGGGCCGACATGCTAAAGATCCAGGTCCGGCTGACCCAGAACCGGGTGGACCTGCTTTCTGCCGAGAGCAATCTGTTGACCGCCAAGCAGTCATTGGCCGGTCTGCTGGGGCTTTCAGGTGAAGCGGTCATCAACCCCAACCTGGTCTTTCCCGACACCGGTCTTATGAAAGCGGTCAGCGACAGCGTAACTGCCTCCGAACTGGAACAGAACCCGGCCTATCGTTTGGCCAGCAAGAACCAAAAAAGCAAAAAAGCCGGGCTTTGGTCTGCCTGGCTGGATAAACTCCCTTATCTTTCCGGTTCTTATAATTACGGCTATTCAGATTCCCGCCAGTTCAAAGGCAACTCTGATTGGATGGAACACGATTCTTGGAGCGCGTCACTATCATTGAATTGGAATGTTTTTGACGGAGGCATTTCCGCTTCCCGCATCCGCCAAGCCGCCGCCCAGTTGAAAATTGCCGATGCCGATCTCTTTTCTTCCCGGCAGGCGGTCTATTCCGAGTTGAAGCTGGCCAAACTGAGCCTGGCGATGTCCCGGGAAGCCATCGGCCTGGTGACGGATCTGCTGCAGCAAGCTTCCGAAGATTACAAGCTGACCACTGAAAAATACCGGTTAGGATCTGCCTCGGTGCTGGACCTTTTGTCCAGCCAGCTGACCTATAACCAGGCCCAGCAGCAGGCCACCAATACTTTGTGCGATTATTACCTTTCCCTGGCCAGGCTGGACAAGGCTTTGGGCAAATGGTAA
- a CDS encoding TetR/AcrR family transcriptional regulator encodes MRTVTDLKRQEILKAAAVVFAKRGFQKTLMEDVAGQAGIGKGTIYRYFPGKEDLYFSILNQAISDLTDCLSRDVRKKEPPEAKLRKMVSDMTDLLMTNRSLMILLHEIEGSKIKTRRAHFKRNNSKIDSLVAEVIADGISQKLFKRGDPRFMAVQLGFMVKVAVMEFPGKKKDYLVNQIMDTYLHGISSK; translated from the coding sequence ATGAGAACGGTTACCGATCTGAAGCGCCAGGAAATATTAAAAGCCGCCGCGGTGGTGTTTGCCAAGCGGGGATTCCAAAAAACGCTGATGGAAGACGTGGCCGGGCAGGCCGGCATCGGCAAAGGCACCATATACCGGTACTTCCCCGGCAAGGAGGACCTGTATTTCAGCATTCTGAACCAGGCTATCAGCGATCTTACCGATTGCCTTTCCCGCGATGTCAGGAAAAAGGAGCCGCCGGAAGCAAAGCTCAGGAAAATGGTCTCGGATATGACCGATCTGCTGATGACCAACCGCTCCTTGATGATCCTGTTGCACGAGATAGAAGGAAGCAAGATAAAAACCAGGCGCGCTCACTTTAAAAGAAACAATTCCAAAATCGACAGCCTGGTGGCGGAAGTGATAGCCGACGGCATAAGTCAGAAATTATTCAAAAGGGGTGATCCCCGGTTCATGGCAGTGCAGCTGGGCTTCATGGTAAAAGTAGCGGTCATGGAATTCCCCGGGAAAAAGAAGGATTATTTGGTGAACCAGATCATGGATACGTATTTGCATGGTATCAGCAGCAAATAG
- a CDS encoding choice-of-anchor J domain-containing protein, with protein sequence MTRKWVLLTLALFFTAGIGLAKNLGGNLDPASSATGAKGWRSRLRTKPVAVKKSAVPVKKLDPKAWHLQEDFEGTFPPAGWTTQDLAGMDESWQQSDLDYYNGSYSAFIDYDCSEYSEDWLITPQITIQANDTLYFWMNVYDPGYEDDTYIKISTGDNQPASFTTTLLHLYDDYGAGNYVYSWTQYAVDLSAYAGQTVYLAFHHTDDCGDGIFIDDVSVGHEYIPTGHDVCVNSIDLPTAVITPTVPFTPTATIQDLGMSPESDFQIFFRINDSLGAQLYLDSALIASPDSILPDSLRQFIFSGFTPAAYTRYTAVVWTTLADDYNWNDTLAKQFRTWDLDVAANAILNPLGSANPDLDIIPRVVFHNAATQTADFTANFEATYGGNLMYDQEVNISGLAGGADTTVEFPAWPGVRLEGIYQMTAYAEMDHDMNNANDTISGSFGSGYNIWVSKTPLPTYQYGQAVAPWNGRIYLFGGAPGGTFCNTIQYYDTLTETWNNSAITFPTNLFGASAITLGDRIFVIGGCETWANPLTSVYCYWPDGDSLTTRASLPTATMEAAAGLWRDSLIYVMGGGNWTMPQINNVQIYDVANDSWNSGTAIPGTVGTNGGGVCGDTIVSVGGYLTSACYYGVIDTTDPTSITWTAGTPYPAGNLCRPSTAVRDHKLYVAAGYNGSSATATAYYYSPAEDTWTQLPDKTSATIGAGQAAIMGEWLYVIAGESTGENEALFLGTSDKANPVVTAVDPANNGTGVHLLAPITVNFSKPMDTTTVTYSCNPDPAGWSRAWSADLATMTLNHSAFAYSTVCSVSVDSGKSLDGYDLKAGTAPNPFTFTTWEAPEVIANQLNTMENYGASQIFYDYPSFSCYVADDIDIPAGYDSVKITAVEIEGTYWNSHTGHVLDSLYLAFTGDSSASHFPAFSQALWTENMNPAVFDEDTTGSSEIQFIVYLDNPVVLTPGKSWMTCAPYMAFSAKKDGQYGMNLQSAITGTEASWLNPGGGFGAGTDWLRASVIAGSSMDAIFRVLGHTYLAAGAAGQPSEAGLPRVYSLASSYPNPSRDNSTIKFALPQAGQVKIEVYNIAGQRVKTLVNGNMGAGYHQVTWNGRNEAGQKVANGVYMYRMNSGSFQSTKKLLMVK encoded by the coding sequence ATGACCAGAAAGTGGGTATTGTTGACCCTGGCTCTGTTTTTTACGGCAGGTATAGGCCTGGCAAAGAACCTGGGCGGAAACCTGGATCCTGCATCCAGTGCCACCGGCGCTAAAGGCTGGCGCAGCAGACTGCGGACCAAACCGGTAGCGGTAAAAAAGAGCGCTGTTCCAGTCAAAAAACTCGATCCCAAAGCCTGGCACTTACAGGAAGACTTTGAGGGAACTTTTCCGCCGGCTGGCTGGACCACCCAAGACCTCGCCGGCATGGATGAATCCTGGCAACAGTCTGATCTGGATTACTATAACGGCAGTTACAGCGCTTTCATTGATTATGACTGTTCCGAATATTCCGAAGACTGGCTTATCACTCCCCAAATAACGATACAGGCAAATGATACACTCTATTTTTGGATGAATGTCTACGATCCCGGTTATGAGGATGATACTTACATAAAAATATCAACCGGGGACAATCAGCCGGCAAGCTTTACGACCACTTTGCTGCATCTATATGATGATTATGGTGCTGGCAACTATGTATATTCCTGGACACAATATGCCGTAGACCTTTCGGCGTATGCCGGGCAGACCGTCTATTTGGCTTTCCATCATACCGATGACTGCGGCGACGGGATTTTCATTGACGACGTCAGCGTGGGACATGAATATATTCCAACCGGCCATGATGTCTGCGTCAATTCCATCGATCTTCCGACCGCTGTGATCACGCCGACGGTGCCTTTCACGCCGACTGCCACCATTCAGGACCTTGGAATGAGCCCGGAGAGCGATTTCCAGATTTTCTTCCGGATCAACGACAGCTTGGGAGCACAACTCTACCTGGATTCGGCCCTGATAGCCAGCCCGGACAGCATTCTACCCGATTCCTTAAGGCAGTTCATCTTCAGCGGCTTCACTCCGGCGGCTTATACCAGGTATACTGCAGTTGTTTGGACGACATTGGCCGATGACTACAACTGGAACGACACCTTGGCCAAGCAATTCCGCACCTGGGACCTGGATGTGGCCGCAAACGCGATACTTAACCCGCTGGGTTCGGCCAATCCCGATCTCGATATCATACCCAGAGTAGTCTTCCATAATGCGGCAACCCAGACCGCCGACTTTACAGCTAATTTCGAGGCCACCTACGGCGGAAACCTGATGTATGACCAGGAAGTTAACATCAGCGGGCTGGCCGGCGGGGCCGACACCACCGTAGAATTCCCCGCCTGGCCGGGAGTAAGGCTGGAGGGCATCTACCAGATGACGGCTTATGCCGAAATGGACCATGATATGAATAATGCTAACGATACAATATCTGGTTCTTTCGGCAGCGGATACAATATCTGGGTATCTAAAACCCCGTTACCAACATACCAGTATGGCCAGGCCGTGGCGCCATGGAACGGCCGGATTTACCTGTTCGGAGGAGCCCCCGGCGGTACTTTCTGCAACACTATCCAGTATTATGATACATTGACAGAGACCTGGAACAATTCGGCCATTACTTTTCCCACCAACCTGTTCGGCGCCTCGGCCATTACCCTAGGCGACAGGATATTTGTCATCGGTGGCTGCGAGACCTGGGCCAATCCCTTGACCTCTGTCTATTGCTATTGGCCGGATGGGGATTCGCTGACCACCAGGGCCAGCCTTCCCACCGCCACCATGGAAGCAGCGGCTGGTTTGTGGCGCGACTCGTTGATATACGTCATGGGCGGCGGGAACTGGACAATGCCCCAAATCAACAATGTCCAGATCTACGATGTTGCCAATGACAGCTGGAACTCCGGAACTGCCATTCCGGGCACCGTGGGTACCAATGGCGGCGGAGTCTGCGGTGACACCATCGTTTCGGTAGGCGGGTACCTTACCAGCGCCTGTTACTACGGGGTGATAGATACCACTGATCCTACCAGTATAACCTGGACCGCCGGCACACCCTATCCAGCCGGTAACCTTTGCCGGCCTTCCACTGCTGTCCGCGACCATAAACTTTACGTGGCTGCAGGGTATAATGGCAGCAGTGCTACTGCTACGGCCTATTATTATTCACCAGCCGAAGACACTTGGACCCAACTGCCAGATAAGACATCGGCCACCATTGGCGCCGGACAGGCAGCCATTATGGGTGAGTGGTTGTACGTAATTGCCGGGGAAAGCACCGGTGAGAACGAGGCCCTGTTCCTTGGCACTTCGGATAAAGCCAACCCGGTGGTTACTGCAGTGGATCCGGCAAACAACGGTACCGGAGTGCACCTGCTGGCGCCGATAACCGTGAACTTCTCCAAGCCGATGGACACCACCACTGTCACGTATTCCTGCAATCCCGATCCCGCCGGCTGGTCCAGGGCCTGGAGCGCAGACCTGGCCACCATGACGCTGAACCACTCGGCTTTTGCTTACTCGACTGTCTGCAGCGTCTCGGTGGATTCCGGAAAATCTTTGGACGGTTACGATCTTAAGGCGGGGACCGCCCCCAATCCGTTCACCTTTACCACTTGGGAAGCCCCGGAGGTCATCGCCAACCAGTTAAACACAATGGAAAACTACGGCGCTTCCCAGATATTCTATGACTACCCGTCATTCAGCTGCTATGTGGCCGATGACATTGATATCCCGGCCGGCTATGATTCTGTGAAGATCACAGCGGTGGAGATAGAAGGCACCTACTGGAACAGCCACACCGGTCATGTTTTGGACAGCCTGTATCTGGCCTTTACCGGTGACAGCTCGGCCAGCCATTTCCCGGCCTTCAGCCAGGCATTGTGGACAGAGAACATGAACCCGGCGGTTTTTGACGAGGATACAACCGGTTCAAGCGAAATTCAATTCATCGTATATCTGGATAACCCGGTGGTTCTGACCCCCGGCAAAAGCTGGATGACCTGCGCTCCCTATATGGCATTTTCCGCCAAAAAGGACGGTCAATATGGAATGAACCTGCAATCTGCCATCACCGGGACAGAAGCTTCATGGCTCAATCCCGGAGGCGGGTTTGGCGCCGGCACTGACTGGTTAAGGGCCAGCGTTATTGCGGGTTCTTCCATGGACGCCATCTTCCGGGTTCTGGGGCATACTTATCTTGCAGCAGGCGCCGCCGGACAGCCTTCTGAGGCCGGATTGCCCAGGGTGTACAGCTTAGCCTCCAGCTATCCCAACCCCAGCCGCGATAACAGCACCATTAAGTTCGCCCTGCCCCAAGCGGGACAGGTGAAGATCGAGGTCTACAACATCGCGGGGCAGAGGGTAAAAACCCTGGTCAACGGCAACATGGGCGCCGGATACCACCAAGTCACCTGGAACGGGCGGAACGAGGCGGGACAGAAAGTTGCTAACGGAGTGTACATGTACCGGATGAACAGCGGCAGCTTCCAGTCCACCAAAAAACTGCTGATGGTAAAATAA
- a CDS encoding acyl-CoA dehydrogenase family protein produces the protein MNYFLTEEQMMIKDLCHKIGVEKIKPVREHYDETGEFPWDIIKLLAAADICGVYIPEAFGGMGGGVMEMVIATEELSRFCGGISLSFAATGLGTFPIILFGTEEQKKKYLPDIASGKKLGAFGLTEANAGSDAGGIQTTAVRDGDFFVLNGTKQWITNGGEAEIYTVVALTDKSKGSRGATAFIVEKGTPGFSFGKKENKMGIRASVTRELVFDNCRIHKDQVLGKEGMGFLVAMGTLDRTRPGVAAQALGIAQGALDEAVKYSRERVQFGKPISAFQGVQFMLADMAMKLEAARSLVYATARMIDSGEKKFAKESAMCKCFASDVAMEVTTNAVQVLGGYGYMKEYPVEKMMRDAKITQIYEGTNQIQRTVIASNLIKEAAGGKE, from the coding sequence ATGAACTACTTTCTGACCGAAGAACAGATGATGATCAAGGACCTCTGCCACAAGATAGGGGTGGAGAAGATCAAGCCGGTGCGCGAACATTACGACGAGACCGGTGAATTCCCCTGGGACATAATCAAGCTGTTGGCTGCGGCCGACATCTGCGGGGTCTATATCCCGGAAGCCTTCGGGGGCATGGGCGGCGGGGTGATGGAGATGGTGATCGCCACCGAGGAGCTGTCCCGCTTCTGCGGGGGAATCTCACTGTCCTTTGCCGCCACCGGGCTGGGGACCTTCCCCATCATCCTGTTCGGCACCGAGGAACAGAAGAAGAAATACCTGCCGGACATCGCCAGCGGCAAGAAACTGGGGGCCTTCGGTCTGACCGAGGCCAACGCCGGTTCGGATGCCGGCGGCATCCAGACCACTGCGGTCAGGGACGGGGATTTCTTTGTGCTCAACGGCACCAAGCAGTGGATCACCAACGGCGGCGAGGCCGAGATCTATACCGTGGTGGCCCTGACCGACAAATCCAAGGGCAGCCGCGGGGCCACCGCCTTCATCGTGGAAAAGGGGACGCCCGGGTTCTCCTTCGGCAAGAAGGAGAACAAGATGGGCATCAGGGCCTCGGTCACCCGCGAGCTGGTGTTCGACAACTGCCGGATCCACAAGGATCAGGTGCTGGGCAAGGAGGGCATGGGCTTTCTGGTGGCCATGGGCACTTTGGACCGGACCCGTCCCGGCGTGGCGGCCCAGGCTTTGGGCATAGCCCAGGGGGCGCTGGACGAAGCGGTGAAGTATTCCCGGGAGCGGGTGCAGTTTGGCAAGCCGATCTCGGCCTTCCAGGGGGTGCAGTTCATGCTGGCCGACATGGCCATGAAGCTGGAAGCCGCCCGGTCGCTGGTCTATGCCACGGCCAGGATGATCGACTCCGGTGAGAAGAAGTTCGCCAAGGAGAGCGCCATGTGCAAGTGCTTTGCGTCGGATGTGGCCATGGAAGTGACCACCAACGCTGTCCAGGTGCTGGGCGGCTATGGCTACATGAAGGAATACCCGGTGGAGAAGATGATGCGCGACGCCAAGATCACCCAGATCTACGAGGGCACCAACCAGATCCAGCGCACCGTGATCGCCTCCAACCTGATCAAGGAGGCGGCCGGAGGGAAGGAATAA
- the rnc gene encoding ribonuclease III — protein sequence MFKKLFGAGDKKLSPERQQALDKIRQRLGWKIKNRNYFLQALKHRSAAGRHIDSNERLELLGDSVLGLLVCEYLYTSRPKDDEGQLTEVRSLVVSKKILAKLAKELGVGELLEMSREEVSSGGRYKDSILCDAMESLIAAYYLDSGLKAVRIFLQKTLFWQIIHLSNNEAYKNFKGLLQEYMQSRRDDRPVRYTLKSDAGPEHHRTFEVELKISRKRYGLARAGTKKEAEQLAAQQTLEKLKSEENLTREIH from the coding sequence TTGTTTAAAAAGTTATTCGGCGCCGGGGACAAAAAACTCTCCCCGGAACGCCAGCAGGCGCTGGATAAGATCCGGCAGAGGCTGGGTTGGAAGATAAAGAACCGGAACTATTTTCTCCAGGCCCTTAAGCACCGCTCGGCCGCCGGACGCCACATTGATTCCAACGAACGGCTGGAACTTTTGGGTGATTCGGTGCTGGGTCTTTTGGTCTGCGAATACCTCTACACATCCAGGCCCAAGGACGACGAGGGCCAGCTGACCGAGGTCCGGTCCCTGGTGGTCAGTAAGAAGATTTTGGCCAAGCTGGCCAAGGAACTGGGAGTGGGGGAACTGCTGGAGATGTCCCGGGAGGAAGTTTCTTCCGGCGGGCGCTACAAGGATTCCATACTCTGCGATGCCATGGAATCGCTGATCGCGGCCTATTATCTGGATTCCGGCCTAAAGGCGGTCAGGATATTTCTGCAAAAAACGCTATTCTGGCAGATCATCCATCTTTCCAACAACGAGGCCTACAAGAATTTCAAGGGCCTGCTCCAGGAATACATGCAGTCCCGCCGGGATGACCGCCCCGTCCGCTACACCCTTAAATCGGACGCCGGCCCAGAGCACCACCGGACCTTTGAGGTGGAGCTGAAAATCTCCCGCAAGCGCTACGGGCTGGCCCGGGCCGGCACCAAGAAGGAAGCCGAACAGCTGGCGGCCCAGCAGACCCTGGAAAAACTGAAGTCCGAAGAAAACCTTACCCGCGAAATCCACTAA
- the fabF gene encoding beta-ketoacyl-ACP synthase II, whose amino-acid sequence MMKRRVVITGLGVISPVGNSQDEFWKSLTEGRNGIGQITRFDVSKYSARIAGEVKNFDPSQFIDRKELRRMDRYTHYAMAASKMAIDDSGIKIEGELAERTGVIIASGIGGTETWEEQHTKLIQAGPDRVSPFFVPMMISDIAAGQVSISFGAKGPNFATVSACASGGHAIGEALKSIQTGDSDAMICGGAEAPITPLALAGFCALRALSLRNDDPEHASRPFDKDRDGFVMGEGAGILILEELEHAKARGAKIYAELVGYGASGDAHHITAPAPGGEGAVRAMKMALRTGDLKPEEVDYINAHGTSTDMNDKYETAAIKTVFGDHAKKLAVSSTKSMTGHLLGAAAGVEAVATVLTIKNGVIHPTINYTTPDPECDLDYVPNKARPAKVRAALSNSFGFGGHNVCLAFKEYVS is encoded by the coding sequence ATTATGAAACGAAGGGTTGTTATCACCGGATTGGGGGTCATTTCCCCCGTGGGAAACAGTCAGGATGAATTTTGGAAAAGTCTGACCGAAGGCCGGAATGGGATTGGGCAGATCACCCGGTTCGACGTCTCAAAATATAGCGCGCGGATCGCCGGCGAGGTCAAGAACTTTGACCCGTCCCAGTTCATAGACCGCAAGGAACTGCGCCGGATGGACCGCTATACTCATTACGCCATGGCGGCCTCAAAAATGGCCATAGATGATTCCGGGATCAAGATCGAAGGGGAACTGGCCGAGCGCACCGGGGTGATCATCGCCTCCGGCATCGGCGGCACCGAGACCTGGGAAGAGCAGCACACCAAGCTGATCCAGGCCGGGCCGGACCGGGTCTCCCCGTTCTTCGTGCCCATGATGATCAGCGACATCGCGGCCGGGCAGGTCTCCATTTCTTTCGGGGCCAAGGGCCCCAACTTTGCCACGGTCTCGGCCTGCGCCTCGGGCGGCCATGCCATAGGCGAAGCGCTGAAGAGCATCCAGACCGGCGACAGCGACGCCATGATCTGCGGCGGGGCCGAGGCCCCGATCACCCCGCTGGCTTTGGCCGGCTTCTGCGCCTTAAGGGCCCTGTCCCTGCGCAACGACGATCCGGAACACGCCTCAAGACCCTTTGACAAGGACCGCGACGGCTTTGTGATGGGCGAGGGCGCCGGGATACTGATCCTGGAGGAATTGGAGCACGCCAAGGCCCGTGGCGCCAAGATCTATGCCGAACTGGTTGGCTACGGCGCCAGCGGCGACGCCCACCATATCACGGCGCCGGCCCCCGGCGGCGAGGGCGCGGTTAGGGCCATGAAAATGGCGCTGAGGACCGGAGACCTGAAGCCGGAGGAGGTGGATTATATCAACGCCCACGGCACCTCCACCGACATGAACGACAAATACGAGACCGCGGCCATAAAGACGGTCTTCGGCGACCATGCCAAAAAGCTGGCGGTGTCTTCCACCAAATCCATGACCGGCCACCTGCTGGGGGCGGCCGCCGGGGTGGAGGCCGTGGCCACCGTGCTGACCATCAAGAACGGGGTCATTCATCCCACCATCAACTACACCACCCCGGATCCGGAATGCGACCTGGATTATGTGCCCAATAAGGCCCGGCCGGCCAAGGTCAGGGCGGCGCTTTCCAATTCATTCGGTTTCGGCGGTCATAATGTTTGTCTGGCTTTTAAAGAATACGTATCTTAA
- a CDS encoding acyl carrier protein: MAVIDDVKKIVIDRLGVDASQVTMEASFIEDLGADSLDTVELVMALEEKFGMEIPDDEAEKLTKVGVAVEYIEKKMAEKAGK; the protein is encoded by the coding sequence ATGGCAGTAATAGATGATGTCAAGAAGATCGTCATCGACCGGTTGGGTGTGGACGCTTCGCAGGTGACCATGGAGGCCTCGTTCATCGAGGATCTGGGCGCCGATTCGCTGGACACCGTGGAACTGGTGATGGCCCTGGAAGAGAAATTCGGGATGGAGATCCCGGACGACGAAGCCGAAAAGCTTACCAAGGTGGGCGTGGCGGTGGAATATATCGAAAAGAAGATGGCCGAGAAGGCCGGGAAATAA